In the genome of Columba livia isolate bColLiv1 breed racing homer chromosome 1, bColLiv1.pat.W.v2, whole genome shotgun sequence, the window AATGCAATCTGCTTGCAAGCTCAAAGGAGACTTAAAGACATGGGGCAACTATGGGGTTTGGGGTCAGCAGAACAGGTAGTATTTGAAAACCAGAAGCGACCTGGTAGTGGAGGGGAGCTGGGAACATTGGCTGTAGCTATGTGGTTGTTCAGAACAGCCCTGAAACTGCAGTTGAGGTCAGGTTCATTTCACTGTAGTGTTACCTGATGGCCAGAATGTTCTTGGAGTGGCCCTGAGACGACCTGGGTGGAGAGCCATGGGTGCATCACCAGGGTACTTCAAAGTGTAAGGGTTGCTGATCTATAGCAGAAACAGCACAGCTTGTTCTGCCTGGTGACCAAATGCCACTGACAAGGACTGTCTTGGACAGACAGCATGCCCTGAATCCTCCAtgcagagggaaaggagaacacAAATCAgacaaactatttttaaatctcAGAATTCCTGAGGTCCTGATTCATGGGGGTATGGAGAGGGGGAGGGAGACTGAGAATTTGGCATTGCGGGAATGTCAGTTAATTCAGTCAAAACTGCTGGAAAGACACAGTTATGCAAGAAATCAAGTGTCTTATGCGGAGTGAGTCACATTAGGAAATCTTTAAGGTGTTTtagatatttctgaaaaatgcatgagacttgtttctgtagaGCTGGGCACTATAGGTGGGTCATatggttttaatttattaaatagTAATAGCAGGCTGCAAGGCATTGTATGTGCCTGTaacttaaatatttgttttagcAATTGTTATCCACAAGTATCCTCTGTATGAAAGCTCAAATATTCAAATACTTTTCTGGAGAATTCAGTAATTCTCATCTAactctttttgtcttcttttatttcccttttcccacGCGTATCTGTAGGAGGAGTTCTGGAACGTGTATGTAGGTAAGAAACACTCTGTGATTGCTTAGAGAATTAAGATGCCTTATTGCAAGGTTTAAAAGGACACACCTCTTAAGTAACCACTTCCTGCAcccttgctgcttctcttttcacCATGGGACACCCTCACTTTGTGTTGCCACTGAAGAAGGAATCTCATTTACTGCCTTGCTCTTGCGTGAACCCAGTTGCTTCATTCAAAGGCAAGGTTCAGCTGCCTCCAGTTGCTGGAGGCAGCTTTgtcctctcaaaaaaaaagaatatcatCCCTTTGCAcgcaaaggacagtgaggagcaGAAATTGGGTGTGTGACTCTGCCAGTCAGTTGTCTTCCAGAGGGGCAGCTGGAACTCAAGATGCAAAGAGTCATAGATGAGGGTGGCCCTGTAGCCAACACAAAGTATTAAACTGTGTCACACAGTCGCTTGCCAGTTTCCTGCCACCTTCCATGCCAGAGTGTTATTGATTCTTGTATTACAGAGCATTTTATGTGGTGTGTTTGCTACAGAACTGTTTTGACATTCAACAAAGATATGCAGGTAGATTAGCAGATACTACCCATCAGTCTTTTCAATTTCTCCTGAGGTCTGAGTTGTATTTATTAGGATTCTAGTGTTTGCAACCACTATGCAAGGacagatttttaatgtattagTGTTTGCTGACATGTTCTCCTGAAAATATGTGTCCAGCTTGCGTGTTAGGAGGAGTACCTTAAAAACGTTGACCACAGACAGCTCAGCTTTGTCTTTTGGAGCCTGCAGAAAATTGAAGACAGTTGCATGAAGATGCAAATTCACAGTCTAAGCAGGGGGTGAACTCTGCAACCTACAGGCTGAAATTTCAAGCAAAGGCTGCGTCAATGTTGCAGTGAACAGGAGTGGAAAATTTCAAACCTTTTCCTCATGAGAATACCAGCAGCAGAACATCAGCGCCAGTGGTCTTAGCAGAAATGCCAGTTTCATACATTTTAAACCACAATCCATGAATGCTTTATTGGTGTTCAGAAGTATTGAAAACCACAGCTACCCTCAGCCAAGTCACTAGAACAATTTGTCCTCACTTCCTAAGTAGGAGATTCTACAATGCTTTTCtgcaatattaatattaaactcATTACCACGGCAGCAACTACAGTGTAGGGAAAACCTAAGCAAGTATGCTTTCTAACATTAGGATGTTGCTAAGCTAAGACCACTGCAGAACAGActgcagagaaggcagaaaccaggagctgtgctgcaggctTTGGGTCTGCCTTACTTTTGGTAAATGGTTGTCTCATGTCAGTCTTCAATGCCACTGTGGTGGACCATGCAGCCACAGCATTTGGAGCACTGTTGTTTTTGGCCATGAGCAGGTATGTAAGGGATGTTGAGGTGCAAGCACAGTACACCAAGCCCAGCAGATGCACCCTGTGGCAGATAAAGCTGCAGCAGATGAGGTCACAGGCCAGAGCCACCATGCAAGTGGGAAGCTGGATCCTTAGGATGAGCAGCTTCTTGCATCTTGTCTCCTCTGTGGGCATTGCTGTTCTTCCATCTGCTCCAAACAGGAGCAGAACAGGTggtaaaacacagaaatttgaAGAACATGTTATCTAAACCAATTAATTATTAAGCAAGTGTCACTTCTCCGGGTATCCTCCTTTTCTTATCGAACAGTACAGAAGAACCCAGCACGGTCATGTGGTAGGTGAACAAATCTATTACAGCAGGTGACAGGATGGGAGAGATCATCACAGCAAGCACCAGTGCAGGAGTGAGATACCTTTGTGGGGTACAAACATGGAACATGCTTCCAAACACAGTGCAGCCTCACTGTCCTATATGTGAGTTTGTGAGATACATGTGGCTGGGGACCTGGAGTCAGGTCAGCCAGGTGTGTCCAGGTGGCAGAAAGGAAGGctgaaaaaataagtttcaaATATGGGAGCTCCCAGCATAAATGTGGGGAGTGTGGCGTAAGAGCTGATGGTTTTAAGCTCAAGCACATACCTCAATGGATAAAATGGGACAATTCTGGTACTGTAAGCAGCACAAAACAGGAATTTGGCCTGCACACAATTTAACAGGGCTTTGtaaagcattttttgttttaatttgttcatCTTCTGATGAATAAGCTGGTGTCAGTTTATTTAAATGAACAGCACAGCAGGCGAAAGACATGCACCAGGATGAGATGACCTTTCAAGACATAAAAGTTGAGTTGTCATTATTATGCAGAAATTATAGAGAAATGCAAGAGGCCAAAAGGTTAATATTTTTAGATAGTAGTTGCAACATAGAAATGTCCTGTCTGCATTTACAACCTTCATTGTAAATGATGTGTACTCTGACCATGAGgtattactttattttcctgcaaaaaaaaaaggactgtgTACAAGCTGTTCTAAAGCAGCCACCAAAAACAGATTGCAAAACTGAGGTTGAGTATATGAATCATTGCTGGTTTGGAATGATTTAATCTGTAGTGTTTGTTCCATCTGGAATGCGGCAACTCATGGGACgtatgttttaaaagaaaagatgaaagattATTTATTAACACTGTCACCCCTTGAGAGTTCACTGAAAATACTTACGCTCTTACAAtactttgtttatttgtttgttttgtagatGGAAACCAGTGCAGCTCAAATCCTTGTCAGTATGGTGGACAGTGTAAAGATGGAATTGGTTCCTACACTTGCTCATGCTTGGATGGTTATCAAGGCAGGAACTGCGAATTTGGTAGGTTTCTGCTTTAGAGAACTGTGGCAGTGAATTTCCCAGGGAACTGAAATACAGAGAGTTAGCTCTTTCTTAATGAGTATTATTTGCCTCTTGGAAAAATGCAGGGTAGGATGGCAGTCAACAGTGAGTTGGAGGATAGTGCCAGAAACATGGAGCCCTAGTGGCTCTAGAGCTGGATAGTGTCAGTGAATACTCCGAAGTTGCACTTGCTCCAAAGAAAGCCTTCTCAATTATGATAGTGTCTCGTTACATGAACTTGGAGCCCCCAAACATGACGGTAAAACTAAGAAGCACAGGATTTGTATAACTGATGTCAAAGAGTCTTTATTGCAAGCTCAGAAGTATAGCCTCCCTGCTCAGCTCGCAGcagtgaagaaacaaagaaagtagaTTTCAGTAGACAATGCAgagattttttcagttttgcaagGAATACTTTTTTTTGCATATAAATCCTTCCTGAGTCTGACTTCTGTGGCATACAACTGCTACCCACATGGTGTCTATGGAGCATGTATGGGTAGCCAAGAAGAGGGGAGGGTGTGGAACTGAAGTTCAGACACAGGACCAGGGGAAGTGATGAGGAGTTGAGCTTTTtaaggcaggagggaggaatCATGTGaggatttagattggatattaggaacaatttcttcacagaaagggttgccAAACACTGGAAtagactgcccagggaagtggttgagtccctagaggtgtttaaaagacgtatagatgtggttcttaaggacattgtttagtgccagagttaggttaatgattggattcaatgatcttgagggtctcttccaacccaaatgattatACGATTTTATGATTTACTAATATCTGAACTCCTCTGTCAGTGTTTTATTCATTCTTCCACTGTCATTTGTCTCTGCTTTTTTAAGCTCACCATGATATGGCCACTGGGCCCACATGGACTGGGCAAGTGTGTTTCATGCAGTGAATGTGATTGAGCTGTAAGGCATAAGCTAAGGTTAGCCACTAACGATGTGCCTACAATGTGCTTCAGGTGTTTTACAGGTGGAGATATAGATCCTGGTTAAAAAGTGCAGTTTAATTTGGTGAACTTCAAAATCTTCTCTGAAGTCAGTGtttatttacagtttttctCCAAACTTTCCTCTTTCACAGTGATACCAAAGTACTGCAAAATAAACAATGGTGACTGTGAGCAGTTCTGCAGTATCAAAAAAAGTGTACAGAAGGATGTATTGTGTTCCTGTGCAAAAGGGTATGTTCTAGCAGAGGATGGCAAACGCTGTGTTTCAACAGGTATGGAGCCATGTCATAAAAGAAGAGCAGTGGTCTTTTCGACCATCAGTGTTCTATATGACATAGATTTAACACTGAGACCAAATGATTTGGTTTCCAAAGCCTTCCACGTGTGAGGCATGTGATGGACTATCTGAATCTGGCTGATTTGGAACCCTTTGCCAGGTGTCTCTCACACAATTACCTGAATAGGCTGCGGTTGACAGGAGAAAAGCGTTTGCAATTGTATCTCATTTACTTGAGCACTTACACTCCATAGAAAATAGCAGATCACCAGAACTTTTCTGCTTCAGATTTCAGTTAACCTAGCATAATAGTAACTGATGACATTAAGTAATTAAGATTAATGCTGTTTACATTTGTACACTTTTGTTGTATTTCAACAAACCTGGGGGAGGAGTAAATGAGCCATATACTCATGATATTGGGTTTTACATCCTTTATAACTAACAATAAATTGCTGTCATGAACCATattacttctaaaataaaacaatcagtTTCCTAATTAAGATGGTTTCAGCAAGAGCAGGTACATGAGTATGGCATGGTAAacaattgaaaataaattataagtAGTTTGAAAACAGTGAcacaaaaaacagaacacagagaCTGAACCTATGGACAAATTTTAGGACTACAAAATgactttcagttttcaaaacatcTGATCTTCCTCCATTGTTGCATCTGCCAAGGTTCTGCTGGAGTTTTGAAAAGAAGACAAATGCATTAAGTGATTTATTGTGAGATGGTGTTGTTAAGGATTTTCCACTTGTGCTGCTGTGTCTGTCTTTCtctaattttaacattttttcctttacagtCAAGTATCCTTGTGGAAAAGTttttgtgaaaaggaaaaaaaggtcgGTTATTTTGCCCACTGACAATAGCAGCATAACTAGTGATCAAGACGTCTCTCCCACAAATGGAGCCGGTCTGGAGGAGGACTTTGTGACTACCACAGAAAGCCCAACTCTCCGTCCTGGCAATGAAACAAGCGGCAAGACTCCCTATGTCGATACCAGGATAGTAGGTGGTGATGAGTGTCGTCTTGGCGAATGTCCGTGGCAGGTAAATCTGGTGTTTGTGCTCTGCGTGTAAGTGGAACATGTTTCTGTGGGAAAGGGTGCACTTGTTCACTTAACCTGGTTGCCTTCTGAATGTTACCCACATAGTATGACACTTGTAGCTGGAGGTAGCTGAATTGTGTGAACCTGAGCACTGAGATGTGCTGTTTTGCAAATTGCAACCTTAAACTTAGAAATGAAAGGCTTTGTACAATTTTAGATGGTGCTGCTTAACCTGTCAGCAGAGAGGGATTTTGTGTCCTGCTGGACTACCAGTGCCATTTTTTCACATCATCTTCCAGTTCTGCCTGCTAGCAGTCCCTTTAGGTAGCACGTCAGGTAAAGCATGCATTTGCTTCACAAATACACTTTCTAAGTTTTCCTCTTGAGTTTGGACCAGCTAAAATGAATTCCTGTATTCAGGACACTAACTAGGGGTCAAATGGGAACAGACCTCGGACAGGAATTTTTTGGGGTGGCATGTCCAAGGGATGAGGTGATTTGGGGACTGCACTCCCCCTGCTCAGTCAATGTCTTGTTCCTAAAAGATATCACTAAGCACTGTGATGAGGTGACATGGAAGCCAAACATCTACGTCATGTAAAGACAATTGAGACTCCATAGCAGTACATGCTGGtctatagcatgtgtgtgtgtgtatgtgataATTAGGAGACACCTGTGAAGTAGTACATGTTCTACTAACAAGCATGTGTGTACTCTGCAGAGAAATGAATTGCTATTTATAGCTCATTGAAGTTAAAGTCCTTAATTCTGCagttaccttttttctttcataggcTGTTCTGCTAAATGAGGAAGGGGAAGAGTTTTGTGGTGGAACtattttgaatgaaaatttTATACTTACTGCAGCTCATTGCATGAACCAATCTAAAGAAATCAAAGTGGTTGTTGGTAAGTGGTTATTGTACACCTGTGATGTCTGAGCATGCGTTGCAGACTAATCCTCTGTGCTCTAAATCTCATACGAGATGTACTCCTATTACTGTATTTCTTATGGTATGTTAATTTGTTGCTGTTAGTTTgctttttgtaatttcttgtTATTGTGGGAAACCTGCTTTGTAATAAGAGGAACAGCTGATGTGGAAGGTGGTAATGGTGCATCCCTTTCTTCTTTGCCAGCTAATTGGAAATGATTAAGAACAAAGGTTCTCGAAGTGTTGGCTAGCATTGTGTTCATCCAAGCAGTGCTTCTTCAGCAAACACTGCTGGTTCCTTGGAAGCATGCAGATTTGTTTCTACAGGGACATTAAGGAAAACTGTGACACATGGCCTAGAGGAAGAGGAATTATGAATGCTTTACTTCTGAGGCATCGGATCAACAAAATTGTATATTTGCCCTGTTTTAGTCTTGACTTAGACCAGTTTCTCTTCCATGATATAAACCACACCCAAGCTCCTGTAAGAGCATCCACCCAAAGCTTCATTAGATTAGCTGAATTGGTTTATGCGTTTATGCAAACTGGTACCAAAATCTCCATAAGGCAAAAGCTCAGAAATGAAACTGCTCCAGGTGCTGCTGATAAGTAACACAAAACATTCTTACAGTTTACCTGTACAGTATAAAGGCTTAGGCAAAGAGTTTTGAACGGGTGTACtattcttcttcttcatcaaggtttttcttcatttcttgtGCTCTCTCCATATTAATAACCCTTTTACTACTCTTGTACAGGTGAAGTGGACAGAGAAAAGACAGAACAGTCTGAAACAATGCATACCGTGGATAAAATACTTGTTCACACTAAATACATTGCGGAGACGTACGATAATGACATAGCCTTAATAAAGCTAAAGGAACCTATAACATTTTCCGAGTACATTATCGCAGCATGCCTCCCTGAAGCAGATTTTGCTAATGAAGTTCTGATGAACCAAAGATCTGGGATGGTCAGTGGCTTTGGGCGTGAATTTGAAGGTGGACGACTATCCAAAAGACTGAAAGTTCTTGAAGTCCCCTATGTTGATAGGAACACTTGCAAGCAATCCACTAACTTTGCAATAACAGAAAACATGTTCTGTGCTGGttatgaaacagaacaaaaagatgCTTGTCAAGGAGACAGTGGAGGTCCCCATGTAACCAGATATAAGGATACTTATTTTGTTACTGGAATTGTGAGCTGGGGAGAAGGatgtgcaaagaaaggcaaatatgGTGTCTACACCAAACTGTCCAGGTTCTTACGCTGGGTAAGAATGGGCATGAGACAAAGCTTGTAGTGCTGTGGCTCTTGGTCCTTTGATACAAGATGCAGCTTCTGTAATGGcaactttattcttttttttttttttctttttctgtccacATCTGCTAAAATTGTATTGAGAGCTGATTCCTTAAAGTTATGgtgctgcttctttttgttttagtcCCAGCATTAAGTGTGTACGTGTGGACTGCTGGtggtgttttggatttagacaATGAGGGACTTTCCCCAGACCAAATGGATGTTCAGTGGgctcttttgtttgcttgtttggttatttttattttgccattttggTTCCTGTCCGTTTGCCCAAGTGCTTCCACCAGAGGCTCCTGGACATAACATGAGCCTTCACTAATCATGATGAAAGTGGGAAGGACAGGACTGCAGTTAATCCTCACATTGCAAGCAGCTGTCTGAGGAGGGAGTTTGTTATTACTTGAGCTATTTAGCTTCTACCTGCAGAAGTATTTAGAAGATTAAGGGAACAGGGAAGCTCACTTGGTAAAAGCTGAGACACAAGTAAGTATTCAACATGTGATGCTAAATAATCACACGTTCCACAGAATTGTCCGCTTAGGTCATAGCAGCCAGTTAAAATGGGGGTTTGCATTACATGGATTGTACTTCACTGTAGTTTAATTTGAACACTTCttctcatcagaaaaaaatatgtgcacgttcactttttttctgtatcatgTTCTGGATGGTGTATGGGTGAGGATCGGAAAGCTCCTTGCATGTGGAGTTGTTCTGAGTGTTTCTGTAAGTTGCAATATTGATGTACACAGGCcattgaaataaaacttttattcttttttgctcttttttaaagtatttttattccCTCCAGTCAGCTTACAGATACCTGGGGACAAAATctcatttcagaataaaaaagagTGAATTACCCTGAGCAAATACATGTGATGCATTTCACCTGCCTTATGTCAAGGCTGATGAGGAGGTGGAGAAGGGAGGGGGGAATTAAAAGGCTTTCCCTGGACTAGGGGTTCTCAAATGGCAAGTTAGATGCCAAGATACTGATTTTCTTAGAAAGAGGCAAAGTCAACCAATGAATTCCCACACATAATCTGTTTGGGTACTACAATCTGATCTGTGCAAACCAGGTTGAAAAATCAGGAATATAATTCTGTACAGCAGCGAGGTATTGCTGCAGTCAGCAGTAAACACGGCCAGAAAGGA includes:
- the F10 gene encoding coagulation factor X, with amino-acid sequence MARRLLLLLLCAALGGELRAEGDVFIKKENADKFLERTKRANSFWEELKQGNIERECNEERCSKEEAREAFEDQEKTEEFWNVYVDGNQCSSNPCQYGGQCKDGIGSYTCSCLDGYQGRNCEFVIPKYCKINNGDCEQFCSIKKSVQKDVLCSCAKGYVLAEDGKRCVSTVKYPCGKVFVKRKKRSVILPTDNSSITSDQDVSPTNGAGLEEDFVTTTESPTLRPGNETSGKTPYVDTRIVGGDECRLGECPWQAVLLNEEGEEFCGGTILNENFILTAAHCMNQSKEIKVVVGEVDREKTEQSETMHTVDKILVHTKYIAETYDNDIALIKLKEPITFSEYIIAACLPEADFANEVLMNQRSGMVSGFGREFEGGRLSKRLKVLEVPYVDRNTCKQSTNFAITENMFCAGYETEQKDACQGDSGGPHVTRYKDTYFVTGIVSWGEGCAKKGKYGVYTKLSRFLRWVRMGMRQSL